A stretch of the Ensifer sp. PDNC004 genome encodes the following:
- a CDS encoding ParA family protein — protein sequence MAVITFANAKGGAGKTTAALILSTELARQGHRVVVLDADPQRWITSWSEASGHIANLTVISHITPGSLECHIREAKDEADYIVIDLAGAKDQIVALALAISDQVLIPVQGCAMDAKGAAQILELIRQIQDRSGLRINHSVVLTRVNSLVTTRALQTIKAMLSERGVSVLDTPIVERVAYREIFDCGGTLQTMDPNRVSNLDKARENAAALAKEVQALMPVKTRRSWAARMPSWASRNAA from the coding sequence ATGGCGGTCATCACTTTCGCCAATGCAAAGGGTGGCGCGGGCAAGACGACCGCGGCGCTGATCCTGTCGACGGAACTGGCGCGGCAGGGGCACCGGGTGGTCGTCCTCGATGCGGATCCGCAGCGCTGGATCACCAGCTGGTCGGAGGCTTCCGGCCATATCGCGAATCTCACCGTCATTTCGCACATCACGCCCGGCTCGCTCGAATGTCATATCCGCGAGGCGAAGGACGAGGCGGATTACATCGTCATCGATCTCGCGGGCGCCAAGGACCAGATCGTCGCGCTTGCGCTTGCCATCTCCGACCAGGTGCTGATCCCGGTGCAGGGCTGTGCCATGGACGCCAAGGGTGCGGCGCAGATCCTTGAGCTGATCCGCCAGATCCAGGACCGTTCGGGCCTCAGGATCAACCATTCGGTCGTGCTCACCCGCGTCAATTCGCTGGTCACCACGCGCGCGCTGCAGACGATCAAGGCGATGCTTTCCGAGCGCGGCGTCTCGGTGCTCGACACGCCGATCGTCGAGCGCGTCGCCTATCGCGAGATTTTCGACTGTGGCGGTACGCTGCAGACCATGGATCCGAACCGCGTCAGCAATCTCGACAAGGCGCGCGAAAACGCCGCAGCCCTTGCCAAGGAAGTGCAGGCGCTGATGCCGGTCAAGACGCGCCGCTCCTGGGCTGCGCGCATGCCGTCCTGGGCTTCGCGCAACGCCGCCTGA
- a CDS encoding globin-coupled sensor protein — protein sequence MKTEHAAAGTQDVAGRLNFMALDDAAKTSLKALKPILEKELKPALDKFYVKVKTTPETKRFFSSDAHIDRAKGAQVGHWANIVDANFNEDYSAKVRTIGLVHARIGLEPRWYIGGYALVAEHLITEIVKAHWPKAGLFSRKGTSAEDMGAMLSSLIKGVFLDMDLSISVYMDASDVTKQRAVQEEVLAAERALISKTFGAALKKIADGDLTARIGEDLPVAYQELGENFNHAIGELARAIGGIGAGAIQIHTSAKEIAAAADDLAKRTERQAANLEETAAAVEQVTRTVKQTAEGANQANSTVIAARANAEQSGEIVSHAIEVMQEIQASSASIARIVDVIDEIAFQTNLLALNAGIEAARAGEAGRGFAVVASEVRALAQRCADAAKDIQGLIAKSRGQVDDGVNSVNQVAQSLQQIVAQVVEVSSVFGAIRASTAEQATGLQEVNTAITQMDQITQQNAAMVEQANAASQALTGEAEHIATRLRAFRTSGQVQVSAASGYRAAA from the coding sequence ATGAAAACGGAACACGCCGCTGCCGGCACGCAAGACGTTGCCGGTCGTCTGAATTTCATGGCGCTTGATGACGCCGCCAAGACGAGCCTGAAGGCGCTGAAGCCGATCCTGGAAAAGGAACTGAAGCCCGCGCTCGACAAGTTCTACGTCAAGGTCAAGACGACGCCCGAGACCAAGCGCTTCTTCTCCTCCGACGCTCATATCGACCGCGCCAAGGGCGCGCAGGTCGGCCACTGGGCCAACATAGTCGATGCCAATTTCAACGAAGACTACAGCGCCAAGGTTCGCACCATCGGCCTGGTGCACGCCCGCATCGGGCTCGAGCCGCGCTGGTACATCGGCGGCTATGCGCTGGTCGCCGAGCATCTGATCACCGAAATCGTCAAGGCGCATTGGCCGAAGGCCGGCCTGTTCTCGCGTAAGGGGACCTCGGCCGAGGACATGGGCGCGATGCTGTCGAGCCTGATCAAGGGCGTCTTCCTCGACATGGACCTGTCGATCTCGGTCTACATGGACGCCTCCGACGTCACCAAGCAGCGCGCGGTGCAGGAAGAAGTGCTGGCCGCCGAACGCGCGCTGATCAGCAAGACCTTCGGCGCGGCGCTGAAGAAGATCGCCGATGGCGACCTGACGGCGCGCATCGGCGAGGACCTGCCGGTTGCCTATCAGGAACTTGGCGAAAACTTCAACCATGCGATCGGCGAGCTTGCGCGCGCGATCGGCGGCATCGGGGCCGGTGCCATCCAGATCCACACCAGCGCCAAGGAGATCGCGGCGGCTGCCGACGATCTCGCCAAGCGCACCGAGCGCCAGGCCGCCAACCTCGAAGAGACGGCCGCGGCCGTCGAGCAGGTGACGCGCACGGTCAAGCAGACGGCCGAAGGCGCCAACCAGGCGAATTCGACCGTGATTGCGGCACGCGCCAATGCCGAACAGAGCGGCGAGATCGTCAGCCACGCGATCGAGGTGATGCAGGAGATCCAGGCATCGTCTGCCAGCATCGCCCGGATCGTCGATGTCATCGACGAGATCGCCTTCCAGACCAACCTTCTGGCGCTCAATGCCGGCATCGAGGCCGCACGTGCCGGCGAGGCGGGCAGGGGGTTTGCCGTCGTCGCTTCGGAAGTCCGGGCACTGGCGCAACGCTGCGCCGATGCCGCCAAGGACATCCAGGGGCTGATCGCCAAGTCGCGCGGCCAGGTGGACGACGGCGTAAACTCCGTCAACCAGGTGGCCCAGTCGCTGCAGCAGATCGTTGCCCAGGTCGTCGAAGTCAGCTCCGTCTTCGGCGCTATCCGGGCCAGCACCGCCGAACAGGCAACCGGCCTGCAGGAGGTCAACACCGCCATCACCCAGATGGACCAGATCACCCAGCAGAATGCCGCGATGGTCGAACAGGCCAATGCCGCCAGCCAGGCGCTGACGGGCGAAGCCGAACACATCGCCACCCGCCTGCGCGCCTTCCGCACGTCCGGCCAGGTGCAGGTCAGCGCCGCTTCGGGTTATCGCGCAGCGGCGTAA
- a CDS encoding GNAT family N-acetyltransferase, which yields MIIRPAVPDDRSAIWDIIRPTIRAGETYTLDRDLSESDALAYWMASDRETFVAEEDGLILGTYYIRANRTGDGQHVCNCGYMTDAKASGRGVARRMHEHSLAHARARGFRAMQFNFVVSSNERAVRLWQSLGFDIVGRVPEAFLHPSLGYVDAFVMFRKL from the coding sequence ATCATAATCCGTCCCGCAGTCCCCGACGATCGAAGCGCCATCTGGGACATAATTCGTCCGACGATCCGCGCGGGCGAGACCTATACGCTGGACCGCGACCTGAGCGAAAGCGATGCGCTGGCTTACTGGATGGCTTCGGATCGAGAAACGTTCGTCGCGGAAGAAGATGGCCTGATTTTAGGCACCTACTATATCCGGGCGAACCGGACGGGCGACGGACAGCATGTCTGCAACTGCGGCTACATGACAGACGCAAAGGCAAGTGGCCGAGGCGTGGCCCGCCGGATGCATGAGCACTCTCTCGCCCACGCTCGCGCAAGAGGTTTCCGGGCCATGCAGTTCAACTTCGTCGTCAGCAGCAACGAACGCGCCGTGCGGCTGTGGCAGTCGCTCGGATTTGATATCGTCGGCCGGGTTCCGGAGGCATTCCTTCACCCTTCGCTCGGCTACGTCGACGCCTTCGTGATGTTTCGCAAGCTTTAG
- a CDS encoding dihydrofolate reductase family protein produces the protein MAKLVFGMNQSLDGYVDHMEFAPSLTLFRHFIKEAEQQTGSLYGRRIYEIMRYWDDEHPEWDADRQAFAAAWRKQPKWVASRSSPSVGPNARLIDGDLGDAVRKLKAEHDGEIEVAGPVLAHSLTELGLIDEYRIYLHPVVLGHGNPYFAGPRPRLRLISHDRIGEDVVRLTYVPA, from the coding sequence ATGGCTAAGCTCGTGTTCGGAATGAACCAGTCGCTGGACGGCTACGTCGACCACATGGAGTTTGCGCCAAGCCTCACACTCTTCCGCCACTTCATCAAGGAGGCCGAACAGCAGACGGGCAGCCTGTACGGACGGCGTATCTACGAGATCATGCGCTACTGGGACGACGAACATCCCGAGTGGGATGCCGACAGACAGGCTTTCGCAGCCGCGTGGCGAAAGCAGCCGAAGTGGGTCGCCTCGCGCTCCTCGCCATCCGTCGGCCCCAATGCCCGGCTCATCGACGGTGACCTTGGCGACGCAGTGCGCAAGCTGAAGGCCGAACACGACGGCGAGATCGAAGTGGCGGGCCCGGTCCTGGCGCACAGCCTCACCGAACTTGGCTTGATCGACGAGTACCGGATCTACCTGCACCCGGTCGTGCTCGGTCACGGCAACCCCTATTTCGCCGGCCCGCGCCCGCGGCTGCGCCTGATCTCTCATGACCGGATTGGCGAGGATGTGGTGAGGCTGACCTACGTGCCCGCATAG
- a CDS encoding FAD-binding oxidoreductase, whose amino-acid sequence MATERTLPNLWHATAPAAPETRPLGQDLTTDVAIIGGGFTGLSAALHLAEKGVKATVIEAKMIGFGGSGRNVGLVNAGMWVKPDDLISTLGPEAGNRLLSELGDGPSMVYALVEKHGIVCEAVRNGTLHMAVGSEGITEIKDREAQWQKRGAPVEALSAERAHALTGAEGFSGALLDRRAGTIQPLAYARGLARAALAAGAEIYTDTPLTGAERQGDSWVLKAGNNVVRAKQVILATNAYGGLFAESPWQAHTQELTILPYFQFATNPLPDAIAKRILPERQGTWDTGLVMTSFRMDQQNRLIFGSIGRLDAMAEGTHRAFAARSVRKLFPFLGEFRFEYWWDGRIGMTTNNLPAMHTLAENVVSVSGYNGRGIAPGTVFGRALASHVTGETSAIPLAETPVTPDTWRGVKSAFYHAGAQAKHFIDRRF is encoded by the coding sequence ATGGCGACGGAGCGCACCCTGCCCAACCTCTGGCATGCGACGGCACCGGCCGCCCCTGAGACCAGGCCTCTCGGCCAGGACCTGACGACCGATGTGGCGATCATCGGCGGCGGCTTTACCGGCCTTTCCGCAGCACTGCACCTGGCCGAAAAAGGCGTGAAGGCAACGGTCATCGAAGCCAAGATGATCGGCTTCGGCGGCTCCGGCCGCAATGTCGGCCTCGTCAATGCCGGCATGTGGGTGAAGCCAGACGACCTGATCTCGACGCTCGGCCCCGAGGCCGGCAACCGGCTGCTGAGCGAGCTCGGCGACGGGCCCTCCATGGTCTATGCGCTCGTCGAAAAACACGGGATCGTCTGCGAAGCGGTGCGCAACGGCACGCTGCACATGGCCGTCGGCAGCGAAGGCATCACCGAGATCAAGGACCGTGAAGCACAGTGGCAGAAGCGCGGCGCCCCGGTCGAGGCGCTCTCGGCCGAGCGCGCGCACGCGCTCACCGGTGCTGAAGGCTTTTCCGGCGCCCTGCTCGACCGCCGCGCCGGCACCATCCAGCCGCTCGCCTATGCCCGCGGGCTTGCCCGTGCGGCGCTTGCCGCCGGCGCCGAGATCTACACCGACACGCCATTGACGGGTGCCGAGCGCCAGGGCGACAGCTGGGTGCTGAAGGCCGGCAACAATGTCGTGCGCGCCAAGCAGGTGATCCTCGCCACCAATGCCTATGGCGGCCTCTTCGCCGAAAGCCCCTGGCAGGCGCACACGCAGGAACTGACGATCCTGCCCTATTTCCAGTTCGCCACCAATCCGCTGCCGGACGCCATCGCCAAGCGCATCCTGCCCGAACGTCAGGGCACCTGGGACACCGGCCTTGTCATGACCTCCTTCCGCATGGACCAGCAGAACCGGCTGATTTTCGGCTCGATCGGCCGGCTCGACGCGATGGCCGAAGGTACGCATCGCGCCTTTGCCGCCCGCTCCGTGCGCAAGCTCTTCCCGTTCCTTGGCGAGTTCCGCTTCGAGTACTGGTGGGACGGCCGCATCGGCATGACCACCAACAACCTGCCGGCCATGCACACGCTCGCCGAGAACGTCGTCTCCGTCAGCGGCTACAACGGCCGCGGCATTGCACCGGGCACCGTCTTCGGTCGCGCCCTTGCCAGCCACGTCACCGGCGAAACCTCGGCGATCCCGCTCGCCGAAACGCCCGTGACCCCGGACACCTGGCGCGGCGTGAAGTCCGCCTTCTACCACGCAGGCGCCCAGGCCAAGCACTTCATCGACCGGCGGTTTTAA
- a CDS encoding L,D-transpeptidase, whose product MYRATLTTMKTGSLVTSATRTGLSLLAAVGFLAVDLTAAFAQDYRGYNRYGEDVMLVTPDGEILDYVPRSDEVQTMRDSRGRTLLIDNWGNVVATVVPNNRGRQRDYGGNRQGDYGGYRRQGDVDIYSNRRYRETERGYGYSEPGEVTTGSIPDYRDVVPPSTDGNDLPNSLPGLIDGTQEASIDPNDSRPAGPSMPPAISVKSKSRAEITALQVFLDREGFSPGVIDGKMGSNVTKAIEAWQQSTGETLDPNNTDDILERLRMNGGMPITSYTITAADAAGPYVASIPEDYAHKAQLPHMSFTSTTEMLGEKFHMDEAYLRELNPGVDFTIPGTIIKVINPGANKTGKVARILADKARKQVLAYDDAGKLIAAYPATIGSSDTPSPSGTVNVERIALNPGYTYNPKINFKQGNNDKVLTLQPGPNGPVGTVWIALSKPTYGIHGTPEPSKIGKTQSHGCVRLTNWDATELAKMVSTGVTVEFVD is encoded by the coding sequence ATGTACCGCGCCACACTCACTACAATGAAAACAGGTTCTCTCGTGACGTCAGCGACCCGCACAGGCCTCTCGCTCCTCGCCGCAGTCGGCTTTCTTGCCGTGGATCTGACGGCCGCCTTCGCACAGGACTATCGCGGCTACAATCGCTATGGCGAAGACGTCATGCTGGTCACGCCCGATGGCGAAATCCTCGACTATGTGCCCCGCTCCGACGAAGTGCAGACGATGCGCGACAGCCGCGGCCGCACGCTTCTGATCGACAACTGGGGCAATGTGGTCGCAACCGTGGTGCCCAACAATCGTGGACGTCAACGCGACTACGGCGGCAACCGCCAGGGCGACTATGGCGGCTACCGCCGTCAGGGTGACGTGGATATCTATTCCAACCGGCGCTACCGGGAAACCGAGCGCGGCTACGGGTACTCCGAACCCGGCGAGGTCACCACCGGCTCGATTCCGGATTACCGCGACGTGGTGCCGCCGTCGACCGACGGCAACGACTTGCCAAACAGCCTGCCGGGCCTGATCGACGGTACACAGGAAGCATCGATCGATCCAAACGACAGCAGACCGGCGGGTCCGTCGATGCCACCGGCGATCTCGGTCAAGTCGAAGTCGCGCGCCGAAATCACCGCGCTGCAGGTCTTCCTCGACCGCGAAGGTTTCTCGCCCGGCGTGATCGACGGCAAGATGGGCTCGAACGTCACCAAGGCGATCGAGGCCTGGCAGCAATCAACGGGCGAAACGCTCGATCCCAACAATACCGACGACATTCTCGAGCGGCTGCGCATGAACGGCGGCATGCCGATCACCAGCTACACGATCACGGCTGCCGATGCCGCGGGCCCCTATGTCGCGTCGATCCCCGAGGATTACGCGCACAAGGCGCAGCTTCCGCACATGTCCTTCACCTCGACGACGGAAATGCTCGGCGAGAAGTTCCACATGGACGAGGCCTATCTGCGCGAGCTGAACCCGGGCGTCGATTTCACCATTCCGGGCACGATCATCAAGGTGATCAACCCCGGCGCCAACAAGACCGGCAAGGTCGCCCGCATCCTCGCCGACAAGGCGCGCAAGCAGGTGCTTGCCTATGACGACGCCGGCAAGCTGATTGCTGCCTATCCGGCAACGATCGGCTCGTCCGACACGCCGTCTCCGTCAGGCACGGTCAATGTCGAGCGCATCGCGCTCAATCCGGGTTACACCTACAATCCGAAGATCAACTTCAAGCAGGGCAACAACGACAAGGTCCTGACCCTGCAGCCCGGCCCGAACGGCCCTGTCGGCACGGTCTGGATCGCGCTTTCGAAGCCCACCTACGGCATTCACGGCACGCCGGAACCATCGAAGATCGGCAAGACCCAGAGCCATGGCTGCGTGCGCCTGACCAACTGGGACGCGACGGAACTTGCCAAGATGGTGAGCACCGGCGTCACGGTCGAGTTCGTCGACTGA
- a CDS encoding DUF4432 family protein has product MLKTLREPQEPQEIHVLFDRLSALDIAAFVVDGVDLSPGAAIPSDGDPRIDRALAGFLFTCGPDHIRHPEAIEGGAEGARYPLHGSLAGTAVSHTEMAGDGAECTATIDVALAGGGQARVERRWRIDAARHEVVLEDRVVNSGVTAFPPMMMYHLNIGGRLLGDETRLVSASLADGKSAWRFGTGESAHFCLPAAIGSDGWSEVTLAGLDGLAGRSLNVRFRADTLPFLQMWRCQRGAADVISIEPVSHRIAKRPELAAAGELVPLSPGEARSYAVAFSVV; this is encoded by the coding sequence ATGCTGAAAACGCTGAGAGAACCTCAGGAGCCCCAGGAAATTCATGTGCTGTTCGACCGGCTTTCGGCGCTCGACATCGCCGCCTTCGTCGTCGACGGCGTCGACCTGTCGCCGGGCGCTGCGATCCCGTCCGATGGCGACCCGAGGATCGACCGGGCGCTCGCCGGCTTTCTCTTTACCTGCGGGCCGGACCATATCCGCCATCCCGAGGCGATCGAAGGCGGTGCGGAGGGCGCGCGCTATCCGCTGCACGGCTCACTGGCCGGGACCGCGGTCAGCCATACGGAGATGGCGGGCGACGGGGCCGAGTGTACGGCGACGATCGATGTGGCGCTTGCGGGTGGCGGGCAGGCTCGCGTCGAGCGGCGCTGGCGGATCGATGCCGCGCGGCACGAAGTGGTGCTCGAGGATCGCGTCGTCAATTCCGGCGTCACCGCCTTTCCGCCAATGATGATGTACCACCTCAACATCGGCGGCCGGCTGCTCGGGGACGAGACCCGTCTCGTCAGCGCGTCGCTCGCGGACGGTAAGAGCGCCTGGCGCTTCGGCACGGGCGAGAGCGCGCATTTCTGCCTGCCGGCGGCCATCGGTTCGGATGGCTGGTCGGAGGTCACGCTTGCAGGCCTTGACGGTCTCGCCGGGCGAAGCCTGAACGTGCGGTTCCGGGCCGATACTTTGCCCTTCCTGCAGATGTGGCGCTGCCAGCGCGGCGCGGCGGATGTGATCAGCATCGAACCGGTGTCGCACCGGATCGCCAAGCGGCCGGAACTGGCTGCGGCCGGCGAGTTGGTTCCGCTTTCGCCGGGGGAGGCGCGGAGCTATGCCGTCGCCTTCTCGGTTGTCTGA
- a CDS encoding TIGR01244 family sulfur transferase, with product MDIRQINDEYSVTGQITVEDLDQVKALGFKSIVCHRPDFEAPDQPTFDSIAARAEELGIETKHIPVGPMGVTADAVKSMVDALDEFQRPMLGYCRSGARSTAVYQQTQHIRG from the coding sequence ATGGACATCCGCCAGATCAACGACGAATACTCGGTCACCGGCCAGATCACGGTCGAGGATCTCGACCAGGTCAAGGCGCTCGGCTTCAAGTCCATCGTCTGCCACCGCCCGGACTTCGAGGCGCCGGACCAGCCGACTTTTGATTCCATTGCCGCGCGCGCCGAAGAACTGGGCATCGAAACCAAGCACATTCCGGTCGGTCCGATGGGCGTGACCGCCGATGCCGTGAAGAGCATGGTCGACGCGCTCGACGAGTTCCAGCGGCCGATGCTCGGCTATTGCCGTTCGGGTGCGCGCTCGACTGCCGTCTACCAGCAGACCCAGCATATCCGCGGCTGA
- a CDS encoding cupin domain-containing protein translates to MAEAHIISRAQWASEPYAWKGESGAYGAGLSVIFVSTDEIGYGPKLHRHPYPETFIVRVGRARFTVGDRTIDAEAGQIVVAPANVPHKFENLGPGRLETTDLHEAGAFSTEWLE, encoded by the coding sequence ATGGCCGAAGCGCATATCATTTCGCGCGCGCAATGGGCAAGCGAGCCCTACGCCTGGAAGGGCGAAAGCGGCGCCTATGGCGCCGGCCTCTCGGTGATCTTCGTTTCAACGGATGAGATCGGCTACGGGCCGAAGCTGCACCGCCATCCCTATCCCGAAACCTTCATCGTGCGCGTCGGCCGCGCCCGCTTCACCGTGGGCGACCGGACCATCGACGCCGAGGCGGGCCAGATCGTCGTGGCGCCGGCCAATGTGCCGCATAAGTTCGAGAACCTCGGTCCGGGACGGCTGGAGACGACCGACCTGCACGAGGCCGGTGCGTTTTCGACCGAGTGGCTGGAGTAG